One part of the Natronosalvus amylolyticus genome encodes these proteins:
- a CDS encoding acetamidase/formamidase family protein, producing the protein MAQHEIQQRLSVDQYTLGLVGPDQDWAGTVADGGTIETYTPPACWGPMITPEFRGGHEVTRPIRVENAAVGDAIALKIRDVEVTSMATSTGTMREREGAFGDDPFVDHRCPGCGTEWPDSVVEGTGEGAIRCRECGENASAFGFEYGYTVVFDDERSVGLTMDADGAHELATEARSVMDIPPNSRQHPILLYEPSEMPGTLGRLRPFIGNVGTTPPIELPDSHNAGDFGQFLIGADHEWGLSSEAELEERTDGHMDVPEVRAGATLLCPVKVDGGGVYVGDLHANQGDGELSLHTTDVSGTVTMDVEVIKGLDIDGPVLLPNEEDLPFISKPYSEEERQAGRDLAATHGVDLEADMGPIQVIGSGGTINDATDNAFERAGSLLDMTEGEVRARCTFTGGVQIGRLPGVVQLDMLAPMDRLEARNIDHLVREQYGL; encoded by the coding sequence ATGGCACAACACGAAATTCAACAACGCTTGTCCGTCGACCAGTATACGCTAGGCCTCGTCGGACCGGATCAGGACTGGGCGGGGACCGTCGCAGACGGCGGTACGATAGAGACGTACACGCCACCGGCGTGCTGGGGACCGATGATCACGCCGGAGTTCCGCGGCGGTCACGAGGTCACTCGACCAATCCGCGTCGAAAACGCAGCAGTCGGGGACGCGATAGCCCTGAAAATCAGGGACGTCGAGGTGACGAGCATGGCGACGAGTACTGGCACCATGCGCGAGCGTGAGGGCGCGTTCGGCGATGACCCGTTCGTCGACCACCGGTGTCCCGGCTGTGGCACCGAATGGCCCGACTCTGTCGTCGAAGGAACTGGAGAAGGTGCGATTCGCTGCCGTGAATGTGGCGAGAACGCCTCCGCATTCGGCTTCGAGTACGGTTACACCGTTGTCTTCGATGACGAACGAAGCGTTGGCCTCACGATGGATGCCGACGGCGCTCACGAACTCGCGACGGAAGCCCGGTCTGTGATGGATATTCCCCCGAACTCGAGGCAACATCCAATCCTCCTGTACGAGCCATCGGAGATGCCCGGCACGCTCGGGCGACTCCGCCCGTTCATCGGCAACGTGGGGACGACCCCGCCCATCGAGCTTCCGGACTCCCACAACGCTGGTGACTTCGGTCAGTTCCTCATCGGTGCCGACCACGAGTGGGGTCTCTCGAGTGAGGCAGAACTCGAAGAACGAACTGATGGGCACATGGACGTTCCGGAGGTGCGCGCCGGTGCCACGTTGCTCTGCCCAGTCAAGGTCGACGGTGGCGGGGTGTACGTTGGCGACCTCCACGCCAATCAGGGCGATGGCGAGCTATCGCTGCACACGACGGACGTCAGTGGGACGGTGACGATGGATGTCGAAGTGATCAAGGGACTCGATATCGACGGGCCGGTATTGCTCCCGAACGAGGAAGACCTGCCCTTCATTAGCAAGCCCTACAGCGAGGAGGAACGCCAGGCGGGTCGAGACCTGGCTGCAACTCACGGTGTCGACCTCGAGGCGGACATGGGCCCGATTCAGGTGATCGGCTCGGGTGGGACGATCAACGATGCGACTGACAACGCATTCGAGCGTGCAGGGTCACTGCTGGACATGACAGAGGGCGAAGTGAGAGCACGGTGTACCTTCACCGGTGGCGTCCAGATCGGACGGCTTCCTGGCGTCGTGCAACTCGATATGCTGGCACCGATGGACCGGCTCGAAGCGAGAAACATCGACCATCTCGTTCGTGAGCAGTACGGTCTCTAG
- a CDS encoding PAS domain S-box protein, translating into MGNPIRVLHVQTETEFADRVSTTLEQAHEALTVETAGSVEEGLSAVSERTIHCVLSAAELSERNGLDLYSDICREDESMPFILYAKEGTKQPLRDAVSANISEYVPRNRLLEAPERVTATIEAIVVQSRQQRKKQHLLDALEAANEGICLVDESDEFAYVNEAYADLYRYEAESMVGESWGLVHPEADTEELHESILPTVEANGDWQGETTGLRADGTTFVGAQTIEKSEDGYVCTVQDVSDTKQRKRRFEAIFNNTYTFVGLMEPDGTLLEANEAALSFGGVDRESVVDRPLWETYWFRGTEATQRAARAAIQQARNGTMYRDEITVRGADREIVIDFSVRPVTNDEGEVTLLIPEGRNISERKQYLRQLETLVDNLPGIAYRSLNERGWAMENVGGEVETLTGYTASELTSNSGLYGKELIHEADRDMVWETVQSALQERESFELTYRIRTKDGKLKWVWEQGQGIYSSAGEIEAIEGFITDITERKRITDELREERVFIDQALDALDDVFYVFDRDGEIRRWNSKLSSVTGYRDEDIDEMSVADFVPPEEQERILSAFSDALETGSAVIESALCTADGDSIPYEFTGARLTDSEGATDGLVGVGRDITERRRYEVMLKTLHERTREMTRADQTDTIADIAVEATDDLLDLEQAVVFEFDGGNSLVPLAGPTPLDGTQSDRPAVDTNESDLWEAFADGESRFLEETEGTVLQTFSIETALVLPVGNHGVFVIGSADELSLDRTQREFAHLMKENLAAAFDHAKRERDLGRRDRQLQRQNESLEQLNRLNELIRDINQALIRSASRAQISERVCKGLSGADEYAFAWLCTRDTAGEGFEPVAWSGVDSEYIAHLEETAPETPLAELIDQAFRSAESVIAKQVLGQPEWELYRRDALNQGFRAVAAIPISRNGRTDGVIVIHATADDIFDDEEVRVLEELGETIGYAFGNVERLHGLQTNEHTEIEIEITDERLFTNRLAQRLDATVEFVGAVDVESDAARVFVQFQGFDGGAITDRLSELEAVSESRQLFAEDGTHLCHLTITTPQLFSIVQGSGRIQSLESAGTTTTATIALIQTVDVRSIIEQLQGAYSQTELVARREKEVPVGTRETFREQLLNELTEKQFDALQSAYYGGGYEWPRRSTNEELAATKDIAPSTFQYHLRAAERKIISMILSPS; encoded by the coding sequence ATGGGTAACCCTATCCGTGTTTTACATGTCCAGACGGAGACCGAATTCGCCGATAGGGTTTCGACTACCCTCGAGCAGGCACACGAGGCACTCACTGTCGAAACGGCGGGCAGCGTGGAAGAAGGTCTCTCAGCCGTCTCCGAACGTACTATTCACTGTGTACTTTCGGCTGCCGAACTTTCCGAACGCAACGGTCTCGATTTATATTCGGATATTTGTCGAGAGGACGAATCGATGCCATTTATCCTCTATGCGAAAGAAGGAACGAAACAACCCCTCCGCGATGCCGTCTCGGCTAATATCTCCGAGTACGTTCCCAGAAATCGCCTCCTCGAGGCTCCCGAAAGGGTCACAGCGACCATCGAAGCAATCGTCGTACAATCGCGTCAACAACGTAAGAAACAGCACCTGCTCGATGCACTCGAGGCGGCCAACGAGGGCATTTGTCTCGTCGACGAATCGGACGAGTTCGCCTACGTTAACGAGGCGTACGCTGATCTGTACCGATACGAAGCTGAATCGATGGTCGGCGAATCCTGGGGACTGGTTCATCCGGAAGCCGATACCGAGGAACTGCACGAATCGATCCTCCCGACTGTCGAGGCGAACGGTGACTGGCAGGGGGAGACGACCGGGCTCCGAGCAGACGGCACGACGTTCGTTGGCGCACAAACGATTGAGAAGAGCGAAGACGGGTACGTGTGTACGGTGCAGGATGTTTCCGATACGAAACAGCGAAAGCGACGGTTCGAAGCCATTTTCAATAACACCTATACGTTCGTCGGGCTGATGGAGCCCGATGGAACGTTGCTCGAAGCGAACGAAGCAGCCCTGTCGTTCGGCGGCGTCGATCGGGAATCGGTCGTCGATCGGCCGCTCTGGGAGACCTACTGGTTCAGGGGGACGGAGGCGACACAGCGGGCTGCTCGAGCGGCGATACAGCAGGCGAGAAACGGGACGATGTACCGCGACGAAATCACGGTACGGGGTGCTGACCGCGAAATCGTTATCGACTTTTCCGTACGGCCGGTGACGAACGACGAGGGAGAAGTTACCTTACTCATCCCGGAGGGTCGAAATATCAGCGAGCGAAAGCAGTATCTCCGACAACTCGAGACGCTTGTCGATAATCTCCCAGGTATCGCTTATCGGTCACTGAACGAGAGAGGATGGGCGATGGAAAATGTGGGCGGCGAGGTCGAGACGTTAACGGGGTATACCGCGTCAGAACTGACGAGTAATAGTGGACTGTACGGCAAGGAACTTATCCACGAGGCTGATCGAGATATGGTGTGGGAAACGGTTCAAAGTGCTCTCCAGGAGCGTGAATCGTTCGAGCTCACGTACCGAATCAGAACGAAGGACGGGAAGTTAAAATGGGTCTGGGAACAGGGGCAGGGAATCTATTCGTCCGCTGGAGAAATCGAAGCCATTGAGGGGTTTATTACGGACATCACCGAACGAAAGCGTATTACCGACGAACTCCGGGAAGAGCGCGTATTCATCGACCAGGCTCTCGATGCGCTCGATGACGTGTTTTACGTGTTCGACAGGGATGGGGAGATACGTCGATGGAACTCGAAGCTTTCGTCTGTCACCGGGTATCGTGACGAGGATATAGACGAGATGTCGGTCGCGGATTTCGTTCCGCCGGAGGAACAGGAACGGATACTGTCTGCCTTCAGTGATGCACTGGAAACGGGTTCTGCCGTCATCGAGTCGGCGTTATGTACCGCTGATGGTGACAGCATTCCCTACGAGTTCACCGGCGCGAGGTTGACTGATTCTGAAGGGGCGACCGATGGACTCGTTGGGGTCGGCCGGGATATCACCGAACGACGACGGTACGAAGTGATGTTGAAGACGCTGCACGAGCGAACACGGGAGATGACTCGAGCGGACCAGACGGACACGATTGCCGACATTGCTGTGGAGGCGACTGACGACCTGCTCGATCTGGAACAGGCAGTGGTTTTCGAATTCGACGGCGGCAACTCGCTCGTTCCGCTCGCAGGGCCGACGCCACTCGACGGGACACAGTCTGACCGTCCTGCCGTAGATACAAACGAGAGTGACCTGTGGGAAGCCTTCGCCGATGGAGAATCGCGCTTTCTCGAGGAAACCGAAGGGACCGTATTACAGACTTTTTCGATCGAAACTGCGCTGGTTCTTCCGGTCGGAAATCACGGCGTGTTCGTGATCGGATCGGCTGACGAGTTGTCACTCGATCGGACACAACGTGAGTTTGCACACCTGATGAAAGAGAATTTGGCGGCGGCGTTCGACCACGCCAAACGGGAACGTGACCTCGGAAGACGTGACAGGCAGCTACAACGACAGAACGAATCGCTCGAGCAACTGAATCGGCTCAACGAACTGATTCGAGACATCAATCAGGCGCTCATCCGATCCGCATCACGGGCACAGATCAGCGAACGTGTCTGTAAGGGTCTGTCCGGCGCTGACGAGTACGCATTCGCCTGGCTGTGTACCCGTGACACTGCCGGTGAAGGATTCGAGCCAGTGGCCTGGAGCGGTGTGGATTCCGAATACATTGCCCATCTCGAGGAGACAGCACCCGAAACGCCGTTAGCAGAACTGATCGATCAGGCGTTTCGTTCGGCCGAAAGCGTCATCGCCAAGCAAGTTCTGGGACAACCCGAGTGGGAGCTTTATCGCCGAGACGCGCTGAATCAGGGATTCCGTGCTGTGGCGGCGATTCCGATCTCGAGAAATGGGCGTACCGACGGCGTCATCGTTATTCACGCGACTGCGGACGATATCTTCGACGACGAGGAGGTCCGGGTCCTCGAAGAACTTGGTGAAACGATCGGTTACGCCTTCGGTAACGTCGAGCGATTGCACGGGTTGCAGACGAACGAACACACCGAGATCGAGATCGAAATCACCGACGAACGCTTGTTCACGAATCGACTCGCTCAGCGGTTGGATGCAACTGTCGAATTTGTCGGCGCCGTCGATGTCGAAAGCGACGCGGCTCGAGTTTTCGTCCAATTTCAGGGCTTCGATGGCGGCGCGATCACAGACCGACTCTCCGAACTGGAGGCTGTATCCGAAAGTCGGCAGCTCTTTGCCGAAGACGGGACGCACCTTTGTCACCTCACCATCACCACTCCACAGCTGTTCTCGATTGTACAGGGTAGTGGACGTATTCAGTCACTCGAGAGTGCCGGAACTACGACGACCGCTACTATCGCGCTCATCCAGACGGTCGACGTTCGGTCGATAATCGAACAGCTTCAGGGTGCCTATTCACAGACCGAGCTCGTCGCCCGGCGCGAAAAGGAAGTTCCTGTCGGGACGCGTGAGACGTTCCGTGAACAGCTACTAAACGAACTGACCGAAAAACAATTCGATGCGTTGCAATCGGCGTACTACGGTGGTGGATATGAGTGGCCACGACGGAGTACGAACGAGGAACTTGCCGCGACCAAAGACATCGCTCCGTCGACGTTCCAGTATCATCTACGCGCGGCAGAACGCAAAATCATCTCGATGATCCTGTCGCCGTCGTAA
- a CDS encoding primary-amine oxidase produces the protein MVSSTKMIGHPLDPLQPSEIEAAYDVLVTEHDLGKASLCIKVELDEPSKEAMQAYDDGGESPTRRARIVIRKSADRETISAIVDLDAESVVTLEHVDGQPSIAIEEFIECEETVKAHEEWQQAVKARGVENTDRAMVDPWSVGHEFIPESVDRSKRLAHGLTFLRPSEDVGDEGYAHPISGLHTFVDLDRMEVVEIVDYGPPDAENPIPPKGMAYREGEVDLRDDLAPYNVDQPDGPSWSVEGRKLEWQNWHMRVGWTQREGLVLHEIGYEDDGEVRSIIDRASCVEMSVPYGDQNINDRFKNAMDVGEYNIGRLAKSLTNGCDCLGHMHYWDAVMNTAEGEVNRLENAICLHEEDNGTLWERSDWRTQSDEVRRRRRLVVSFVAAVGNYDYIFNWYFYQDASMEVEVRLTGIDSVSAVGPDEDPEGYGELLAPQLNGPIHQHFFNFRLDMNVDDGPNSLYRVQNQQVPVGPGGLDPMGDADERTTNPGGQAFYADRTKLSSESQAKDLIDPLKGRYWQVVNPSAENSLGKSTGYRLLPGGNVEAAMQPGSSVLERSGFIKYHLWATPYRENERFPAGTFPNQHPGGAGLPAWTEADRNLEEEDLVLWYTLGVNHVTRPEDWPILPAQVYSFKLQPVNFFDESPAIDVPPQHAIDGQDVPGHGSCHVDAEDD, from the coding sequence ATGGTATCATCCACCAAGATGATCGGTCATCCACTCGATCCGCTACAGCCATCGGAGATCGAAGCCGCGTATGACGTCCTCGTCACCGAACACGACCTTGGCAAGGCGAGCCTCTGCATCAAAGTCGAACTCGATGAGCCGTCGAAAGAAGCCATGCAGGCCTACGATGACGGAGGTGAAAGCCCAACCCGGCGCGCCAGAATCGTCATCCGGAAAAGCGCCGACCGGGAAACCATCTCTGCCATCGTTGACCTCGATGCCGAGTCGGTCGTCACCCTCGAGCACGTCGACGGACAGCCCTCGATTGCCATCGAGGAGTTCATCGAGTGCGAGGAAACCGTCAAAGCCCACGAAGAATGGCAACAGGCAGTAAAAGCCCGTGGTGTCGAGAACACTGATCGGGCGATGGTCGATCCCTGGTCGGTCGGCCACGAGTTTATCCCTGAAAGCGTCGATCGGTCGAAACGGTTGGCCCACGGCTTGACGTTCCTCCGACCCAGTGAGGACGTCGGGGACGAGGGATATGCTCACCCCATCTCAGGACTACACACGTTCGTCGACCTCGACCGCATGGAGGTCGTCGAAATCGTCGACTACGGCCCACCGGATGCGGAGAATCCCATCCCACCAAAGGGAATGGCCTATCGCGAGGGGGAGGTCGATCTCCGGGACGATCTGGCTCCGTACAACGTCGATCAGCCCGACGGTCCGAGTTGGAGCGTCGAGGGACGCAAACTCGAGTGGCAAAACTGGCACATGCGCGTCGGCTGGACCCAGCGCGAAGGGCTCGTCCTCCACGAAATCGGCTACGAAGACGACGGCGAGGTTCGCTCAATCATCGACCGGGCCTCCTGCGTCGAGATGTCGGTTCCCTACGGCGACCAGAACATCAACGACCGGTTCAAAAACGCCATGGACGTCGGCGAGTACAACATCGGTCGACTCGCCAAGTCCCTGACAAACGGCTGTGACTGTCTGGGCCACATGCATTACTGGGACGCCGTGATGAACACGGCCGAGGGAGAGGTTAACCGCCTCGAGAACGCCATCTGTCTCCACGAGGAAGACAACGGCACGCTCTGGGAGCGAAGCGACTGGCGTACCCAGTCCGACGAAGTTCGACGACGACGCCGACTCGTCGTCTCGTTCGTCGCAGCCGTCGGAAACTACGATTATATCTTCAACTGGTATTTCTACCAGGATGCGTCCATGGAGGTCGAGGTCCGGCTAACTGGGATCGACAGCGTCTCCGCCGTCGGCCCGGACGAGGATCCCGAAGGCTACGGCGAACTGCTCGCACCGCAACTCAACGGCCCCATCCACCAGCACTTCTTCAATTTCCGGCTCGATATGAACGTCGACGACGGGCCAAATTCACTCTATCGCGTGCAGAACCAGCAGGTGCCCGTTGGACCGGGCGGACTCGATCCGATGGGTGATGCTGACGAGCGGACGACGAACCCCGGCGGGCAAGCGTTCTATGCCGACCGGACGAAACTCTCAAGTGAATCACAGGCCAAAGACCTCATCGACCCGCTCAAGGGCCGATACTGGCAGGTCGTCAACCCCAGCGCCGAAAATTCGCTCGGGAAGTCGACGGGCTACCGACTGCTGCCCGGTGGCAACGTCGAAGCGGCGATGCAACCGGGTTCGAGCGTCCTCGAGCGTTCCGGCTTCATCAAATACCACCTCTGGGCGACCCCCTATCGGGAGAACGAACGGTTCCCGGCCGGCACGTTCCCGAATCAGCATCCCGGCGGTGCCGGTCTACCTGCCTGGACCGAAGCGGATCGAAATCTCGAGGAAGAAGACCTCGTGCTCTGGTACACCCTCGGGGTCAATCACGTGACTCGACCGGAGGATTGGCCAATCCTCCCCGCACAGGTCTACAGCTTCAAGCTTCAGCCCGTGAACTTCTTCGACGAGAGTCCGGCTATAGACGTCCCGCCACAGCACGCCATCGACGGGCAGGACGTGCCGGGGCATGGAAGTTGTCACGTGGACGCTGAGGACGACTGA
- a CDS encoding ArsR/SmtB family transcription factor, giving the protein MNTRQSNGIDTQSDIEEASCCTPVSSPLSERELATDVRALSAIGNDTRYEALRIVAAAENGVCVCELEPALGVTQGAISQALSRLYGAGLVTRRKEGRWRYYSVTPRAERLLDVLDDTREVDDE; this is encoded by the coding sequence ATGAATACTCGTCAATCGAACGGAATCGATACCCAATCCGACATCGAGGAGGCGTCGTGTTGTACGCCAGTCTCGTCGCCACTTTCCGAACGGGAGCTGGCTACCGACGTTCGGGCGCTGTCCGCAATAGGCAACGATACCCGGTACGAAGCCCTTCGAATTGTGGCCGCGGCTGAAAACGGCGTCTGTGTCTGTGAACTCGAGCCAGCACTCGGTGTGACGCAAGGAGCTATCAGCCAGGCCCTCTCGCGACTGTACGGCGCTGGTCTGGTCACCCGCCGCAAGGAAGGTCGATGGCGATACTACAGCGTGACGCCTCGAGCCGAACGGTTACTCGATGTGCTCGATGACACCAGAGAGGTCGACGATGAGTGA
- a CDS encoding DMT family transporter, with amino-acid sequence MDPGFGFAITAAFIWGFYIYLLKRSFSGYPPAALTVLINTFALTWYLPVALTRTDFSSGLLAEFGLGELGIVTLTSVMTAAAFVLFLWAIAEGDVSYVTPINKIVPMFVLPLEILLLGQILTPLEVLGVVVATFAVYVANYDPGGLFRPFVKAARSRPAQFALLSAMCYAVSDLGKRIALQELAIPETLWVPLLLFGVTLVLLPSAIRNPPSITRADLPKFALAGGIVAAGEHVTTLAFAVLPASIASPIINTQAIIAVILGGVLLGERYFRIRLVAAVLAVVGVTLIAI; translated from the coding sequence ATGGACCCCGGATTCGGTTTCGCGATTACGGCAGCGTTTATCTGGGGATTTTACATCTACCTGTTGAAACGCTCGTTTTCGGGCTATCCACCAGCAGCGCTGACCGTCCTGATCAACACGTTCGCGCTCACGTGGTACCTGCCAGTCGCGCTCACCAGAACCGACTTCTCGAGCGGGCTGCTGGCGGAGTTTGGACTCGGTGAACTGGGAATCGTCACGTTGACGTCGGTAATGACCGCCGCTGCGTTCGTCCTGTTCCTGTGGGCCATCGCTGAGGGCGACGTCTCCTACGTCACCCCGATCAACAAGATCGTTCCCATGTTCGTGCTGCCGCTCGAGATTCTATTGCTTGGCCAGATATTGACCCCACTCGAGGTACTGGGCGTCGTCGTCGCCACGTTCGCCGTCTACGTCGCCAATTACGATCCGGGCGGGTTGTTTCGGCCGTTCGTCAAGGCCGCCCGATCACGCCCGGCCCAGTTCGCCCTGCTGAGTGCCATGTGTTACGCCGTGAGCGACCTCGGGAAGCGAATCGCACTCCAGGAACTCGCGATTCCCGAAACCCTCTGGGTTCCCCTCTTGTTGTTCGGCGTGACACTCGTGTTGTTGCCGAGTGCGATACGTAATCCACCGTCGATCACTCGAGCCGACCTGCCGAAATTCGCCCTGGCTGGCGGGATCGTCGCCGCCGGCGAACACGTCACGACGCTCGCCTTCGCGGTCTTGCCCGCAAGCATCGCCTCACCGATCATCAACACGCAGGCGATCATCGCCGTCATCCTCGGCGGGGTCTTGCTGGGTGAACGCTACTTCCGAATCCGACTCGTCGCCGCAGTCCTTGCGGTAGTCGGCGTCACGCTAATCGCGATTTGA
- a CDS encoding RimK/LysX family protein, whose protein sequence is MSEPPLRVGVLSFHDSKESKAILNAVENLGHEPVWLREHNVLLHFLEDAFVMEPDVDVVINRLLLSTTKQPVEAVGIANAIAQFRPIVNHPDAAALASHKIGAAAALVEQGVPIPETALPLGATTLSRIRPEFGDQFVYKTIVGTHGGGAWKVHQHDLLTGTVGRRRAFLQVLVGACRERPRDLRVYVVDRSVVGAMYRYAADDDWRTNVARGGEVEDVTDELPTGVESIALQATEAVGLDCAGVDLIEGPDGWVVLEVNPTAGFKGLFAATGRSPAPYIAKLAIERAGGSVDHERVSALAATFDDSVPSSAPSRVEPIDLESPVVGRTERVVVSGTTDTRAVIGRADPTSARTRIDLQLAAAIGAGPIQAGGQSVDESEKRQPVVDVVIGIAGIERTISATVEDRPGSRYPLLLGRDVLADFRIDVATKYEDRERERLEE, encoded by the coding sequence ATGTCCGAACCCCCGCTTCGTGTTGGTGTCCTGAGTTTTCACGACAGCAAAGAATCGAAGGCGATTCTCAACGCTGTCGAAAACCTCGGTCACGAGCCAGTCTGGCTTCGCGAACACAACGTCTTACTCCATTTTCTCGAGGACGCGTTCGTCATGGAACCGGACGTCGACGTCGTTATCAACCGTCTGCTACTCTCGACGACGAAACAACCCGTCGAAGCCGTCGGCATTGCCAACGCTATTGCCCAGTTTCGCCCGATCGTGAACCATCCCGACGCTGCTGCACTCGCGTCACACAAAATCGGTGCTGCGGCTGCGTTGGTCGAACAGGGTGTCCCGATTCCGGAAACGGCGCTTCCACTCGGCGCGACGACGCTTTCTCGGATCCGCCCGGAGTTCGGTGACCAATTTGTCTACAAAACGATCGTCGGCACGCACGGAGGCGGGGCCTGGAAGGTTCACCAGCACGATTTACTCACCGGAACGGTCGGCAGACGTCGCGCGTTTCTCCAGGTGCTCGTGGGGGCCTGCCGTGAGCGACCGAGGGACCTTCGCGTCTACGTCGTCGACAGGTCGGTCGTCGGGGCAATGTATCGATACGCGGCTGACGACGACTGGCGAACGAACGTCGCACGCGGGGGCGAGGTCGAAGACGTGACTGACGAACTTCCCACAGGTGTGGAGTCTATTGCTCTCCAGGCAACAGAGGCGGTCGGTCTCGACTGTGCCGGTGTCGACCTCATCGAAGGGCCTGACGGATGGGTTGTTCTCGAGGTCAATCCCACGGCGGGATTTAAGGGGCTGTTCGCGGCGACGGGGCGCAGTCCGGCACCCTACATCGCAAAACTCGCAATAGAGCGCGCCGGCGGGTCAGTCGACCACGAGCGCGTCAGCGCGCTAGCAGCGACGTTTGATGATTCGGTTCCTTCGAGTGCACCGAGTCGTGTGGAACCGATCGACCTCGAATCACCTGTCGTCGGTCGGACTGAGCGTGTCGTCGTCAGCGGGACGACAGACACGAGAGCCGTCATCGGTCGCGCCGACCCGACAAGCGCGAGGACCCGAATCGATCTTCAACTTGCGGCAGCAATCGGTGCTGGGCCGATTCAGGCGGGTGGGCAGAGTGTTGACGAGAGCGAGAAACGTCAGCCAGTCGTCGACGTCGTTATCGGCATTGCCGGCATCGAACGGACGATCAGTGCCACCGTCGAAGATCGGCCCGGTAGTAGATATCCACTGTTGCTTGGACGGGACGTTCTCGCGGATTTCCGGATCGACGTTGCCACAAAATACGAGGATCGCGAACGGGAACGACTCGAGGAGTAA
- a CDS encoding HalOD1 output domain-containing protein has product MDHDLPDHSELDTAGHVTDGYRTRYDESPSGAVSRLLSVLYRDTRPPMLYDAIDPEALDTLFGAQPTRAARTLSFRCDAYVITVERGGSIFATPRPAESRVADDDVTTSSSFPIPSLYPRSEARDSATSNRRSRTDRISSGQSSAEPSLSMRVIQAVADRNGVDPLELSTPLYYSLDPEALDSVFQDTTGHLAFEYDGYTVTVDSGGAIDLDQLR; this is encoded by the coding sequence ATGGATCATGACCTCCCCGACCATAGTGAGCTAGATACTGCCGGGCATGTGACCGATGGCTATCGAACACGATACGACGAGTCGCCGAGTGGTGCCGTGAGTCGACTGCTCTCTGTGTTGTATCGTGATACACGGCCTCCGATGCTCTACGACGCTATCGATCCGGAAGCATTGGATACCCTCTTTGGGGCACAACCGACTCGAGCAGCACGTACGCTTTCGTTCAGGTGTGACGCCTACGTTATCACGGTCGAACGAGGAGGCAGTATCTTCGCGACGCCACGGCCGGCGGAATCCCGGGTAGCTGATGATGACGTGACCACCTCGAGTTCGTTCCCCATCCCGAGCCTATACCCGCGGTCGGAAGCCCGAGACTCCGCGACGAGCAATCGACGTTCGAGGACTGATCGGATCTCGAGCGGACAATCGTCCGCCGAACCTTCGCTCAGTATGCGGGTGATACAGGCGGTTGCCGATCGTAATGGGGTAGATCCGCTCGAGTTGTCGACGCCGTTGTATTACAGTCTCGACCCGGAAGCACTGGATTCGGTGTTTCAGGACACGACCGGACACCTGGCGTTCGAATACGACGGCTACACCGTGACCGTCGACAGTGGTGGCGCGATCGATCTCGATCAACTTCGATAG